Genomic segment of Oncorhynchus keta strain PuntledgeMale-10-30-2019 chromosome 5, Oket_V2, whole genome shotgun sequence:
gccacagaaaaacacagccattttcccagccaaagagaggagtcacaaaaacacaaatagagataaaatgaatcactaacctttgatgatcttcatcagatgacactcataggacttcatgttacacaatacatgtatgttttgtttgataaagttcatatttatataaaaaaatctgagtttacattggcgcgttacattcactacttccaaaaacatccagtgattttgcatagccacatcgattcaacagaaatactcatcataaatgtagatgataatacaagttatacacatggaattatagatatacctgtcCTTAAtgtaaccgctgtgtcagattaaaAAAAAGCAAACCATGGCAATAATCTGAGATGTAGCTCAGAACAATCAAGTCAAAATAGacgccatgttgtagtcaacataaATCATAAATTACAtgctaaatattcccttacctttgatgattttcatcagaatgcactccaaggaatcccaggtccacaataaatgcttgatttgttcgataatgtccgttatttttgtccaattagctacttttgttagcgcgtttggtatatATATCCAAACGCTCATTCTAGTCAGTGTTACgttggacaaaaacttcaaaaagttatattacaggtcgaagaaacatttcaaactaagtacagaatcaatcattaggatgtttttaacattaatcttcaataaagttccaaccggagtattcctttgTGTCTTCAGGAGCCATGAAACACAGGTTGTGTAATGCGCGTGACCAGAAAATGGCTGACTGTCAGACACCTGTTTCATTCTGCTGTCATTCAGTCCCaaaacacagtagaagcctcattcaaatttctatagacggttgacatctagtggaagccctgggAAGTacaacatcattaatatctcaaggggatttcaatgggaactgtgttgagtacataccagcctcagatttctcacttcctgttttgatttctcctcaggttttgcctgccatatgagttctgttatactcacagacatcattcaaacagttttagaaacttcagagtgttttctatccaatactactaataatatgcatatattagcaactgagactgagtagcaggccatttactttgggcaccttattcaagctactcaatactgccccccagctataagaagttaaagaacaccctctgtgttctgttagacaagccACAATATGGTaggggatgtaaagccataacacatcgTCAAaatcgtgtgtataggtggcagggaagtcaggcgcaggagagtcaaacggagtgtaaaatggagtcttttaatgaaTGTCcacgtaacatgctccataacactaataagaatagaatataaacaaacatgggtacaaGGACCCGTTGCGCACCTATACAATAAACACAACAcggacaataaacaatctctgaaaaaggcatgaggggaaacagagggttaaatactcAACAGGTAATTCATGGGATTGAAAACGGGTGTGTGGGAAggcaagacaaaaccaatggaaaatgaaaaattgatcaatgatggctagaagaccggtgacgtcgaccgccgagcactgcccgaacaaggagaggcaacgacttcggcagaagtagTGACACACATACGTTTTTTTAGCAGAATATTATGATTGATAATGTCTAAAGCTGCACTGAagcctaacaaaacagctcccacaactTATTCTTTACTAGAGAGATCTAAGACAAcagcatagcaaggcagcaacacatgacaacacagcatagtagcaacacaacatgacaacaacattttagcaacacaacatggtagcagcagaaAACATGTTACATTAGCTAAGTCATTTGTCTAAGTTCCGTACATGTTGAATGCCCTTCTCAATAAGTGTGCTGAaaatctgttgttaatttgtttactgtgaaatagcattgtatctggtcaaacagcATTTTCcctaaaagtttactaagggttggtaacaggctgattggttggctgatgatttttgcttccctccaggcctaagggcacacactttcctgtaggcttagattgaagagatggcaaataggtgtggcaatatcgtccgctatcATCCTCAatcattttccatccaagttggcttgtcattgttgatagacaacaatatttttttcacctcttccacacttactttacggaattcaaaattacacctgtctttcataatttggccAGTAATGCATGGATGCGTAGGTTCAGAATTTGTTGTTgccatgtcatgcctaagtttgctaatctttcCAATGACAAATCACTATggtagtttgcaatatcagtgggttttgtgatgaatgagccatctgatttaaggaatgatggagcagagtttgcctttttgcccaaaatgtcataaggtgctccaaagctttttactatcattctttatataattcatctttgtttcatagtacagtttcttcttctttggttCAGTTTAGGTCACACGATTTCTCAATTtacagtacgtttgccaatcggctGTGCaaccagacttatttgccattccttttgcctcaacCCTCTCAACCATcaaatgtttcaattcctcatcaatccacagggatttaacagtttttacagtcatgcttattagtaaccgggtgcatgcttattagtatcTGGAATAAGTAATTTAATAAATGTGTCAAGTACAGCACCTagttgctcctcattacaaacCACATTCTCAACATCGGAATAACTAtaaaacttattgtatgacctcttatacactatattaggcccagcctttagaactttggttttcctagatactGTATGGCTACTATAAAGTGTATAAATGAATAATGTTAATAAACAAATGAAATTGCAATTAAAGTTCTGCATTAGGGTTAGCTGTACTAATCATTTTATAAATGTGCACCTGTCAAGAAGTGTTCCCTACTTGGACATAAGTGTTATGTGTCATGGTTCCTGTGTTTCCTAATTAGCATGTATGTTACGCTGTCCAGGTAACAGCCAGCAAGGTGAGTCACTCAGAAGAGAGAACAATAGTCCCGGAGATCTAGTCCCTCTGAAGCCGCTTAAAGCAGAATCAGTCTCAGTTTACACCTCTGTGTTCAACATCTCACATCATCGTTGTTCCCCCTTAGCAAGGAAGAAATGCATCTGACACGATGTGGCAAAAAATATACTGTGTAATGTTGGGAGGAATTAATGAATTGGTTGTAGCAGTGGAAGCTGGAGTGTGGGCATTCTATGGATTTCCCAGCAAGCCTTGCGGCAGTGATAAACTAAAGCACCCTGTCGGCCCTGAGCAGGTGACGCAGGGAGACGGAGAAGCCATTGTGGAGACAGACAATACAACAGCAGCGATGCACACCTTGGCCACATACCTCTGGAGGAAGTGACCAGGTCAACTGACACCTGATCATGCCGTACTCTAGAGAGAGCTCCTCAGACTGTCCCTCCCttggggggtggaggggagggacaTTTACTGAGAGGaacaaaaaacaaacataaaCAAGGTCCATGGCAGCTGGGGGCAGGTTGAGCCGTATGCGTTCCTGGCAGCCGTGGCCGACCTTGGCCGGGCAAGCCCAGACCTGCCTCTCAATGCTGGGTGGGAGAAGCACCAAGCCGCTTGCAGGACTTGGCCTGACTCAATGAGAAAAGAAAATAACACTCTGGGCAAACAAGAGCATAGTAAGCTCTTTCCACCTCACTCCCTTTTTTATTGattcctttatttatttatttctcaacaCTCATCGGATTCCAGCGAACAGCTTGGCTACTGCCCCCCTTTGCTTTTTACTACAGAGGATACTTTCTTTTTCTCTTATTCTACTCTTACTCACTCCTTTCCAGACTTTAATTTGatttctttatttctttgtttttcaCAGTGGAGATGAGGCTTTGAAACGTTGCTGTTTTACATATCTTAGGGGCTCCACTCAATAGGTGAGCTGCCGTGGCGACAAAAGCCATAAAAGCCCCCCAGGCCTGGTCGAAGCGTAGGACCCCCTCACTGCTTGGCTCAGCCAGAGCTTTCTCTCAGCACCCCTCCACAACTCTGTCCCTCCATTCATTGGTGTTGCCTCTCACCCCCAGCAAAGAGCATGGCGGTTTGCATCGGGTGCATCCACTAAATGATTTGATCGGAGGAGACGTGGGATGGAGTGAAACAGAGACCTCCCTGGTCATTTCCCACACCACATTACAGCCCCCAGTGTGAATGTCTGggtctcccccccctcccccatctgtctctcaCTTTCTACCTCTCCgttttcctctctctccgttctcctctctctgtctagggGTGAAGATAGATGTAATTTCTTACCGAAATGACATCAAAGGGCTCCTTTAGGCTACCCGCGCACGTTCATTCTCTCGCAAAATATTTCTAGTCTCCAAACAGTTGTGAATAGAAAGAGACATCTGTTCCACAAAACACCACAAAGTGTAATGACATTTTGGTGATTGTCATTAGGCCAGAATTTATGCATCCACTACTGTCCTTGCGTGTTTCAGTGTCGGCCATTAATCTCTGCTGTGGCAAAATGTCAATATTCTTGTTGAACCACATCCCTTTTTTGAGCATAGGCCATACCACCCGTTTTGAAGTCCATTCGCGCATTTTTCATGCCTCTGACATGTGGTAGCCTAATGATAAATCATGGTGTAATAGCTTACAGTTTTCTTGACATTTGTGTGTCAGAATGCCGTTGCTACACCTGACTGGCTGTGGTAGGTCGGATCTGGCCAGCCACCTCTTGCTGCTGTCTTTACAGTTTGGCCATGGGAGGGGCCAGGGTGTTTGCGTGGGTGATCTTTAGCCTCCTGTCAGGGATCAGACAAACACTTATTAACTGAGAGGAATGCAAACAAGCGAGAGCTAGAGCTGGAACACAGGACAAGACAGGGATGGAGGAGTAGGAAGGGTGCCCCCATCTTGTAAACTCCCCACATATGGATTCATCCAGAACATTCTAGAACAATGGAGTTCCACTGGGGGAGTAGGTCCTAGAATATATGTTACAGAATACAACATATTACACAGCATGTTGCTCTTACATAGTTTTAGTAAGTTGCATTTGTACTCTTTTCTGTTACTCAGGTTAAAAGCATCTAATAATTGAATTCATGTTTCATATGTTATCACCTGACACAACTTAATTTATAAGGCCACAAAGGTACTGTTCTCTTGTTGCAAGGTACCCTGTAGACTGTTGTGAGAGGTGTGAGGGAGAATTACAACCTGTTTTGTCTCTACATCCCTATAGTCACCATGTTATAACTTGTGAGCAGGGAGGAAGGGCCATGGGTCATCCCCTTGTCACATTGAGAGGGTGCCAATGCAAGTGCACTGAGACTGAAGACAAATGACAACAGATTTAACAGATTAGTGCCAGAGGACCCACAGCACTTGGATGAGACTGAGCGTAATGTTGAGGATGTGAGGTGTTAGACCCTCTCTGTGGTGTGCCTTTGTTTGCTAATGGTTTAGAACTAGGCAGTCAGTTTTACCACTGCCCTCAAGATCTGTTTGCAAACAATACTGATTCCTAGATATGTGTAGCCTATAAACAGACATCCTGAACTTTTCTTTAGTTTGAATGTGAACGTATGTTTTAGTGGACGGTAGTGAGGTTGGTACATTTGGTTTAGTATTTCATTGCAGGCTGGATTATTTCCTACATTCTACTCGTTACATCTCCACAATTTTATTTGACTGGTAACTCAAGTAAATGAAATGTAAAAGGCCCAATGTACCATACCATAGTAAATACTGGATGTTGACTTTGTGTAAATTCCTCTGTCTGTATTTTGTCGTTACATTTGTCTATCGCTGGCAGCACCACATCACTAAGTCAAATTCCGGGTATGTTTAAATGGACTTGGTGAATAGAAGTGATTCTGATCCTAAAGAATTGTAATCTTCAATCTAAACTTCTACTTCTCTACATTGAGCACTATAACTTTGCAAGCAATAAGGATGACCTTTTAGTGTGACCTCTGGCAGTCAACCCCTCAGTGTTACAGTTACTGGGGTCCTTAGGGCGTGTTTTGCAAGTCAGCAAACCACACAAAGCAGGAATACCCTGCTCTGGCCGATTGAGAATGCAAAGGCCCAATTCAGTGTGTTAAACAGCAGATTAAAGAGTCAGGCCAACTGAAAGGCCACAGCGCAACCCCAGACCCAGGAGTTAAGGACCCATGAATAACATGTGGAGACTCACACACAAAGGTACTGTGTCACTCACACCAGAGACGGGAATGTTGACGTCATGTCTCGCACGGGAATAGGTCAAGGTGTAAAACATGCTATGCCACAGTTGACTGAAACTTTTTATTACATGTTTGAAATACTGTGCGTATGTCCACAAATATCTATACATGCAGCTCATTGTtgaggatttttttattttactccaGACTACAGATGTGATAGCAGCATTACGGAGCTTTAATAATCTGATACATATTGTTATATCAAAGTCTTTCCGCATGTGTGGTCTAGTTAGGCTAAAAGACACAGCATTGTCAGCTCTGGTAGTGGTCACCATGGAGATGGGCTAGACTTGGGGAGCTATCCGGCTTACTGGAAACGTGGTTTATTGTTGACTTGCAGGGAAGGGGGCCTGCTTGTGGGGTGAGGGGTGGGAGGGGAGCATGGTCTCTTACTTCCTGGTAGTATGGACATTTGCTCAGCGTGGGCATTCTCTAATTGTCCATGCATCTAAATGCATCTCTCTCACGTCAGGTGTGATGACTCGTGGCCAGGCCTGTCAAAGGGCAAGTCGTAAGGAGGTTGCACATATAATACATGCACCCTTCCAAGAGCCCTTTCATTCACAACATTGATAAACTATTTATATTACAAAGTGAGAAAATCTAAATATGATATGATAAAAATGCAGAGAAGGCATTTATCAATATTAATAAAAAATAAGGTTATCACATATGAATGACATACCAGTGGTACTATGGTGCAAAACGATTGTGTTTAACACTTGTCTATTTAGAGAATTGCAGAGGCTGTTTTCCCTGTGGCCTCATCACAGCAGATAAAAAGCCTTATTTCCCAGACTTCATTAGCATCAGTAATATACGAGTGTAttgtgaaataaaaatgtaaaatgttgtGCTTTGCTGCCCTCTTGTGAACTGTATGAGAACTTCTTTAAAAAATGTACAATGGCGTGCACTAGGACCCGGTCGTCactagttaacacagccacaaagtcacaaTTATGGCTTACCCCCgtctatttctacaatttatcttgTTATAATCAGATTTTGAACTTAACCCCATGCCTAACGCTAACATTATATTAAGACCAAAACAAATGTtcgtttaaatattttttttacgaTACAGACAATTTTGTCTTTGCGGCTGTCTATTGGAAACCCTAGGATGATTTGACAGCCGTCTACCTATCAAACATGGCTGACCAAAACAAAACATCAGCTAAAGTAGAATTCGGCAATGAATTATTAAAGTAAGTGTGCAGTTTAAACGCCGTGTCTTTGAATAGGCACCGAGTGAATCGTTTCTTACATAATAGTTTTTGTCAAATAAGTTAGCTAATTTAGCACAGTTTTGTTGTGAAATTCGAGCTGTTATAAACGtgttagcagctagctagctaacccatTCATAGACGCTAACTGCTACGGAGAACGCTAGCTAGGCAATCTGAATGTGGTTGTCCTGTCTTTATCAGCGCGGTCAAGTATTTTAATGTTTTTCTAACCGAGCTAATTAAATGGAAGACCGGCATTTTGGGGGGGTGATTTCTTACCATATATAGTGCGAAAGACGTGTAGCCAGTGCTGACACCAATTGTAGACAGAGTCAGTCCTTGTAACTTGTTTTGTTTCTGGTTCAATGACAGCCCATCTGAGCTGTTCGAAGCCCGCACGCGCAGCCACAAGATCCCGGTGCGCGGGCAGAAGGATTTCATTCCCACTGGGTCGGATCAGCAAAAGGATAGGCTTCAGCAGAGTTTGGACGAGCACTGGAATCTAGTATCTGAGGAGCGAGTGGAGAGGTTGTGAGTAATGGATGGGGGAACCAAGGACGACGAGTTTGACGGCTACTAGTAgaattagatactgtatgtgTCATCAACTTTAGACTGTTGGTGTGGTTAGATGATTATACCTAGTCCATATGTATTTGTAGCTAAACAAACATGTCAAGTCATTGGTATTACTGTGCTTTACAGCTGGTGGCGTGACTGACTCCTTGTATGTTTTTGTGCCCAGGGGGAACCTGGTGAAGGCAGTGTGGATTCCCAGTGCCATGATAGTGGAGCTGCAGTCACCAGCAGTGAGTAATGGTCCATCAGAGAGAGCGAAGGACCTTGTCATGACAAGCTCTTTGCCTCTGCTGATGTCTATTCGAACTCACCAAGAGCTCACCTCTCATTAACATTTAGTATAGGCTAATGTCTAAAGATTTCACATGAAAACTGACATTACATTCATTCTCTGTTCTGCTGTAGGGGAAGTTTTGGCAGACTATGGGGTTTTCTGCCCATGGTAAGCAATGTCTACATCCAGAAGAGGCTCTCTATCTAATGGAGTGTGTAAGTGCATGGGCTCAGCATTGCCAATAAACATGTTAATCAGGGAATTGTTACCAGCTCACACCATTCAGGTTATAATTATCCATGGTCGGATTGTTGTTCACCTAATAAAGATATTTCCATTAGTTTGATACATGTGGATCCAAATAGGACAAACACAGTTTGTCATTTTTTGTCTTAGAATTGTTACCTCTTGTGATCCTCAAAATGAATAGGGAAACCTGCAAGTGTTCTACCAAGACCTGCCACTGTCCATCCAAGAGGGCTATGAGAGATTTCTATACTCGAAGACAATGAGTGTACAGCATTACCAGGTATGAGAAAAGACAATATAATACAATTTCAGCAAGTCTAAACTTATGATTTGACGTAACGGGATGATTTTATTTCCTCTAAAGGTTTTTGGCCATTTGAAGCGACTTGGTTATGTGGTGAACAGATTTGATCCCAGGTAATTGTCTCCCTCATGGACATGAACTAGTCTAGATTCTAAGGCCATTCCTTTCCTTTTCCTTAGTTGCATGCAAGCGACTGTATTTATGATCTGAGGATTAGTGTTGTTCCCTGTAGTTCTGTGCCATCGCAGTATGAGAGGCAGTTGAACCTGCCCCAGTCCCAAGACAGATCAGGAAGACTTCCGAAGAGGAAACGCAGCCACAGCCCCACCTCCAGGTGAGTGAGCAGACACAGACATACCCCGTTTATATTTAGACATTGTTTAATCACTGTCAACCCACACGCCTCAAAGCGATTACTGTCCAATGGGAAACCCTGCCTTTCTGCCTCTTCTAATGCGCTCCAggcacacaggaacacaggagGGCCCCACTTCTaagagaatggaggaggagaaagactgcaacagagaggaagaggacaagaATCCTGACTCTCTTCCAGATCTTTCAGCCCCAGACATTGACGAAATCCAGACAGCATCACACGTTGACCCCACCACTTCA
This window contains:
- the tsen54 gene encoding tRNA-splicing endonuclease subunit Sen54 isoform X1 → MADQNKTSAKVEFGNELLNPSELFEARTRSHKIPVRGQKDFIPTGSDQQKDRLQQSLDEHWNLVSEERVERLGNLVKAVWIPSAMIVELQSPAGKFWQTMGFSAHGKQCLHPEEALYLMECGNLQVFYQDLPLSIQEGYERFLYSKTMSVQHYQVFGHLKRLGYVVNRFDPSVVPCSSVPSQYERQLNLPQSQDRSGRLPKRKRSHSPTSRHTGTQEGPTSKRMEEEKDCNREEEDKNPDSLPDLSAPDIDEIQTASHVDPTTSTEGGQGRSWWSKEGSPDPDSELPGQPQSSPRWDFSSIPFPDLGSRSWLPSSLTSPDPCLLPGAVGSVGACDVAPWLQRLNLREVRMSRRECERERDRDRYRRDINQDREVRRCRNWAEYQELQGRRIQRSRRDRPTHLWEGPVTPLHDPAQVTSTGELLDKISVIKSTRLLEGASSLKGSEEWRICFNIYQPDTVAEFKKSAPGKPYSRMCVCSFDGPVPDLWTLKLLVFQSGAVPVTYAVVDHGDISFYSFKDFQIPTDTSF